In Luteitalea sp. TBR-22, one genomic interval encodes:
- a CDS encoding ABC transporter permease — translation MSALRELTLSRFREFLREPEAVFWVFAFPVMLSCALGLAFRNQGTPDVLVGVLHAPATASTAPGVDAVLGRTAGVRMKVVSRAEADVALRNGAIHLLVVPGTPVTYEFDPSRPESRVARFVVDDALQRAAGRAPAVPVADRLVTVPGSRYIDWVVPGLLGMNIMGTGMWSVGFSVVQARVRKLLKRLVATPMRRRDYLLSHMASRLIFLVLEVGALLGFAVLVFGVPVHGSWLLLMALCLLGALTFSGLGLLVASRSQTVEGVSGLMNLVMVPMWVFSGVFFASENFPAVMQPAIALLPLTALNQALRGVMIDGSGLAALVPQVAVLGTWMVASFAAALRLFRWR, via the coding sequence ATGTCGGCCTTGCGTGAACTGACCCTGTCGCGCTTCCGCGAGTTCCTGCGCGAACCCGAGGCGGTGTTCTGGGTGTTCGCCTTCCCGGTGATGCTGTCGTGTGCGCTCGGCCTGGCCTTTCGCAACCAGGGCACGCCCGACGTGCTGGTCGGCGTGCTGCATGCGCCGGCCACCGCGTCGACCGCGCCTGGCGTCGATGCCGTGCTCGGCAGGACGGCAGGCGTGCGCATGAAGGTGGTGTCGCGCGCCGAGGCCGATGTGGCCCTGCGCAACGGCGCGATCCACCTGCTGGTGGTGCCGGGGACGCCGGTGACCTACGAGTTCGATCCCAGCCGGCCGGAGAGTCGGGTGGCGCGGTTCGTCGTCGACGATGCGCTGCAGCGCGCGGCGGGCCGCGCGCCGGCGGTGCCGGTGGCCGACCGCCTGGTCACGGTGCCGGGATCGCGGTACATCGACTGGGTGGTGCCGGGCCTGCTCGGCATGAACATCATGGGCACCGGCATGTGGAGCGTCGGGTTCTCGGTCGTGCAGGCACGCGTGCGCAAGCTGCTCAAGCGACTGGTGGCGACCCCGATGCGTCGCCGCGACTACCTGCTGTCGCACATGGCCTCGCGGCTGATCTTCCTGGTGCTGGAGGTCGGCGCGCTGCTCGGGTTCGCCGTGCTCGTCTTCGGTGTGCCCGTGCACGGCTCGTGGCTGCTGCTGATGGCCTTGTGCCTGCTCGGCGCGCTGACCTTCTCGGGGCTCGGCCTGCTCGTCGCGAGCCGCTCGCAGACGGTGGAGGGCGTGTCGGGGCTGATGAACCTCGTGATGGTCCCGATGTGGGTGTTCTCCGGCGTCTTCTTCGCCTCGGAGAATTTCCCGGCGGTGATGCAGCCGGCCATCGCCCTGCTGCCGCTGACGGCGCTGAACCAGGCGCTGCGCGGCGTGATGATCGACGGCAGCGGCCTGGCGGCGCTGGTCCCGCAGGTCGCCGTGCTCGGGACCTGGATGGTGGCCAGCTTCGCCGCGGCGCTCCGCCTCTTCCGCTGGCGCTAG
- a CDS encoding DinB family protein: protein MTPEQATFLATQFADLMTREARTTAKVLRAVPDSGRDYRPDPRSRSAWELATHIAQSDVWFLDCIIAGAFASDGAKGKALLDSFATIADVVAFHEREVPARLAAVRAMSGEALAASVSFFGMIEAPNATYLGLANNHGIHHRGQLAAYLRAMGSTVPALYGESADEKM from the coding sequence ATGACCCCAGAACAGGCCACGTTCCTTGCCACACAGTTTGCCGACCTGATGACCCGCGAGGCCCGCACGACGGCGAAGGTGCTGCGCGCGGTGCCCGACAGCGGCCGGGACTACCGCCCCGATCCGCGCTCGCGGTCGGCGTGGGAACTGGCCACGCACATCGCCCAGAGCGACGTGTGGTTCCTCGACTGCATCATCGCCGGCGCGTTCGCCTCGGACGGGGCCAAGGGCAAGGCGCTGCTCGACTCGTTTGCCACCATCGCGGACGTGGTCGCGTTCCACGAGCGGGAGGTGCCGGCGCGACTGGCCGCGGTCCGCGCGATGTCGGGCGAGGCGCTGGCCGCCTCGGTGAGCTTCTTCGGGATGATCGAGGCGCCCAACGCCACGTACCTGGGCCTGGCCAACAACCACGGCATCCACCACCGTGGGCAACTGGCGGCGTACCTGCGCGCCATGGGGTCGACGGTGCCGGCCCTCTACGGCGAGAGCGCCGACGAGAAGATGTGA
- a CDS encoding adenylosuccinate synthase: protein MNIAVLGAQWGDEGKGKIVDLLTPNFSFVTRYQGGHNAGHTVYVNGRKFILRLLPSGILHPSVSCVIGNGLVVDPQALFAEIDEITAAGIDVTGRLFVSSKAHLILPYHKELDVLSEAKRGERKIGTTSRGIGPAYEDKIGRRGIRVGDLSDRASRQMLEDAVRHNVEARNHLIPDAHMDWREVLAGLDAIWVRLQPFVTDVSVLLDSAIRAGKRVMFEGAQGTLLDIDHGTYPYVTSSNATTGGICTGLGIGPKHITGVMGVAKAYTTRVGEGPFPSELLDDMGQKLRDGGSEYGSVTGRPRRCGWFDAVALRYAVRVNGLDALAITKMDVLDGFPSLQICTAYRDRETGETIEHFPSEIGQLARCEPVYREVPGWTAPTAGVKRFEDLPAEARAYIATLEEVCGVPVALISTGSDRLETILRSDSIAARWFTLPA from the coding sequence ATGAACATTGCCGTGTTGGGTGCCCAGTGGGGTGATGAGGGCAAGGGCAAGATCGTCGACCTCCTCACGCCGAACTTCTCGTTCGTCACGCGCTACCAGGGCGGGCACAACGCCGGCCACACGGTGTACGTGAACGGGCGCAAGTTCATCCTGCGCCTGCTGCCCTCCGGCATCCTGCACCCCTCGGTGTCGTGTGTCATCGGCAACGGGCTCGTGGTCGACCCGCAGGCACTGTTTGCCGAGATCGACGAGATCACCGCGGCCGGCATCGACGTCACCGGCCGGCTGTTCGTCAGCAGCAAGGCGCACCTGATCCTGCCGTACCACAAGGAACTCGACGTCCTGTCGGAGGCCAAGCGCGGCGAGCGGAAGATCGGCACCACCTCGCGCGGCATCGGCCCGGCCTACGAGGACAAGATCGGCCGCCGCGGCATCCGCGTCGGCGACCTGTCCGATCGCGCATCGCGGCAGATGCTCGAGGACGCGGTCCGGCACAACGTCGAGGCGCGCAATCACCTGATTCCCGATGCGCACATGGACTGGCGCGAGGTGCTGGCCGGCCTCGACGCGATCTGGGTCCGCCTGCAGCCGTTCGTCACCGACGTCTCCGTGCTGCTCGACTCGGCCATCCGCGCCGGCAAGCGTGTGATGTTCGAGGGCGCGCAGGGCACGCTGCTCGACATCGACCACGGCACCTATCCGTACGTGACGTCGTCGAACGCGACCACCGGCGGCATCTGCACCGGCCTCGGGATCGGCCCCAAGCACATCACCGGCGTGATGGGCGTGGCCAAGGCCTACACCACGCGGGTCGGCGAGGGGCCGTTCCCGAGCGAACTGCTCGACGACATGGGGCAGAAGCTCCGCGACGGCGGCAGCGAGTACGGATCGGTGACCGGGCGTCCGCGCCGCTGCGGCTGGTTCGATGCGGTCGCCCTGCGCTATGCCGTGCGGGTCAACGGCCTCGATGCGCTCGCCATCACCAAGATGGACGTGCTCGACGGCTTCCCGTCGCTGCAGATCTGCACGGCGTACCGGGACCGCGAGACGGGCGAGACCATCGAGCACTTCCCGTCGGAGATCGGGCAGCTGGCGCGCTGCGAGCCGGTGTACCGCGAGGTGCCGGGGTGGACGGCGCCGACCGCCGGCGTCAAGCGCTTCGAGGACCTGCCCGCCGAGGCGCGCGCCTACATCGCCACGCTGGAGGAGGTGTGCGGCGTGCCCGTCGCGCTGATCTCCACCGGCTCCGATCGACTCGAGACCATCCTGCGCAGCGACTCGATCGCCGCGCGCTGGTTCACGCTGCCCGCCTGA
- a CDS encoding ABC transporter ATP-binding protein codes for MATLPASGASSRVAARELADELVALRCRGLVKRYGAVVAVDGLDLEVRTGECFGLLGPNGAGKTTTIEILEGLTTPDAGDVEVLGMRWASDGDRLRQRLGIQLQETQLNEKLTATELLRLFRSFYAQGPTVDALLASVGLESKRDAWYGKLSGGQKQRLALACALAGDPDLLFLDEPTTGLDPQSRRQLWDLLAAYKQRGRTVLITTHYMDEAQVLCDRVAIVDQGKVIALGTPLELIASLGAEHVVEFALAEDAAMPTLEALGGLPGVRRASLADGRGTLIVARLHEALPALLALVADPEAFTLLTTHSATLEDVFVSLTGRHLRDV; via the coding sequence ATGGCCACCCTTCCCGCATCCGGCGCCTCCTCGCGGGTCGCCGCGCGGGAACTTGCCGACGAGCTGGTAGCGCTGCGCTGCCGCGGCCTCGTCAAGCGGTACGGCGCGGTGGTCGCCGTCGACGGCCTCGACCTCGAGGTCCGCACCGGCGAGTGCTTCGGCCTGCTCGGCCCCAACGGCGCCGGCAAGACCACCACCATCGAAATCCTCGAAGGTCTGACGACGCCCGACGCCGGCGACGTCGAGGTGCTCGGCATGCGCTGGGCCAGCGACGGCGATCGCCTCCGGCAGCGCCTCGGCATCCAGCTCCAGGAGACGCAGCTCAACGAGAAGCTGACCGCCACGGAGCTGCTGCGGTTGTTCCGCTCGTTCTACGCCCAGGGACCGACCGTCGACGCGCTGCTGGCCAGCGTCGGCCTCGAGTCCAAGCGCGACGCGTGGTACGGGAAGCTGTCGGGCGGGCAGAAGCAGCGCCTCGCCCTGGCCTGTGCGCTCGCCGGCGACCCGGACCTGCTGTTCCTCGACGAGCCCACGACGGGTCTGGACCCGCAGTCACGCCGCCAGCTGTGGGACCTGCTGGCCGCCTACAAGCAGCGCGGGCGGACCGTGCTCATCACCACGCACTACATGGACGAGGCGCAGGTGCTCTGCGACCGCGTCGCGATCGTCGACCAGGGCAAGGTGATCGCGCTCGGCACACCGCTCGAGCTCATCGCCTCGCTGGGCGCCGAGCACGTCGTGGAGTTCGCGCTCGCCGAGGACGCGGCGATGCCGACCCTCGAGGCGCTCGGCGGCCTGCCCGGCGTGCGGCGCGCCTCGCTGGCCGACGGCCGGGGCACGCTCATCGTCGCGCGCCTGCACGAGGCGCTGCCGGCGCTGCTGGCGCTGGTGGCCGACCCGGAGGCCTTCACGCTGCTGACGACCCACAGCGCGACACTCGAGGACGTGTTCGTCTCGCTCACCGGCCGCCACCTGAGGGATGTGTAA
- the rnc gene encoding ribonuclease III — translation MTRRVVVCTTQSEAEAALVVGLLEAEGLSPVIERSPLRSVFPVPIAFFGQLRITVPAEEAEEASRLLRRYDAPPSPGPKVVPLRDDLGPLESAIGYRFRDRGYLEQALTHRSRAHEDGKGAESTNESFEFLGDAVLGFVIADLVFEEYPQSDEGQKSKMKASLVSYTALARVAESIDLGTHLRLGRGEEKTGGRQKPVLLADACEALIAAVYLDGGLAAARALILRLLAPLLEETRARGLSVAGAGDFKSSLQEYLQARRQPPPAYRIVDQAGPDHDKVFTVDVAAAGQVLAQASGRSRKEAEQQAARRALEALREGSVDLDDAARR, via the coding sequence GTGACCAGGCGCGTCGTCGTCTGCACCACCCAGTCGGAGGCCGAGGCCGCGCTCGTCGTCGGCCTGCTCGAGGCCGAGGGGCTGTCGCCGGTCATCGAACGATCGCCGCTGCGCAGCGTGTTCCCGGTGCCCATCGCCTTCTTCGGGCAACTGCGCATCACGGTGCCCGCCGAGGAAGCGGAGGAGGCGTCGCGCCTGCTGCGTCGCTACGACGCCCCGCCGTCCCCGGGACCGAAGGTCGTGCCGCTGCGCGACGATCTCGGTCCGCTCGAGTCCGCGATCGGGTATCGCTTCCGCGATCGCGGCTACCTCGAGCAGGCGCTGACGCACCGCTCGCGTGCCCACGAGGACGGCAAGGGCGCCGAGTCCACCAACGAGTCGTTCGAGTTCCTCGGCGACGCGGTGCTCGGCTTCGTCATCGCCGATCTCGTCTTCGAGGAATACCCGCAGTCGGACGAGGGGCAGAAGAGCAAGATGAAGGCCTCGCTGGTGTCGTACACGGCGCTGGCGCGCGTCGCCGAGTCGATCGATCTCGGCACGCACCTGCGCCTGGGCCGCGGCGAGGAGAAGACCGGCGGCCGGCAGAAGCCCGTGCTGCTCGCCGACGCCTGCGAGGCGCTGATCGCCGCCGTCTACCTCGATGGGGGGCTTGCCGCCGCGCGGGCCCTGATCCTGCGCCTGCTCGCGCCGCTGCTCGAGGAGACGCGCGCCCGCGGGTTGAGCGTGGCCGGCGCCGGGGACTTCAAGTCGTCACTCCAGGAATACCTGCAGGCGCGGCGCCAGCCGCCGCCGGCATATCGCATCGTCGACCAGGCCGGTCCCGATCACGACAAGGTGTTCACGGTGGACGTGGCCGCGGCGGGACAGGTGCTCGCGCAGGCGTCCGGGCGCAGTCGCAAGGAGGCCGAGCAGCAGGCGGCGCGCCGCGCGCTCGAGGCGCTGCGGGAGGGCTCAGTCGATCTCGATGATGCCGCCCGGCGATGA